The window CGTTCACTCCGTCCCTGAGCACCGGAAACTTATGCACCCGCCCCACCGCCCGCATTCATTTTTTCCATGAGCTTCGCCATCTCGGCCTCGAGCTGAATGTCTTTTTCCATGTCCCTGAAGGGGTCATCGGCAGCCGCATCGCAGGAGAGCTCGGAGAAGGCCTGGGCTTCCGCCTCCATTCCCTCGATCTTCTTTTCCATCTTGTCGAACTTGGCGAAGGCTCCCTGTCCCACGTTCGTCCCCAGCACCGTGGAAAATTCCTTCTGGGTCTTCGCCGCCTGGGCCCGGGCCACCAGGGTGACCTGCTTCATCCGGGCTTCGTCAAGCTTCGTTTTAAGGCTGTCGAGCTGGCCCCTGAGCTGGGTCGTGGTGCCCGACGCCTGGGCCGCCATGGCGTCATACTGCTTCGCCTGGCCGTCGTAGATCATCTTCCTGGAGAGGGCCTGCTTCGCCAGGTCCGCATTGCCCGCCTTGAGGGCCATGGCGGCCTTGTCCTCCCACTGCTTTGACTGGGTCATGGCCAGGCCCTGCTGCTTCCTGAGGCTCTGCTCGTTGGCCATGGCCTTTGCCAGCCCGGAAGTGGCCTTGACGAGGGCCTCTTCCATTTCGATGATCATCTGCTTGACCATCTTTTCCGGATCTTCCATCCTGTCCAGCATTTCGTTGACGTTCGCCTTGAAGATATCCGAAACCCGCGCGAAGATGCTCATGACGTTTTCTCCTCCTTATGTTGGGTTCCTTCCCTGTGCAGGATCCATTTTTTCGGCCGCCCCGGTCGTCCGTTCACCATTCGGGAGCCAGTCCAAGCTTTTTTTTCCGGTTCCGGTGCTCGTTTGTTATTGTTTCTCTTTCCCTTGACACCTTTTCTTTCAGTGCCTCGAACTCGCGGATTTTCCTTTCCACCGCAAGCTGCTCCGGATGTTTGAAATCCATGATGAGGGCAGATTCTTCCGAAAGTCTCCTGTACTCCGGCGAACCGACCTGGTCCAGGGGGAAACGGCTCATGAGAAGCTGAAGTTCCCGGACTCTGTTGATTCCTCCCGCTGCCCTTGAGTGTGCCAGGGAAAGTTCCCGGTATTTCTGCGGAGAAATCGAATCGTCAAGCTTCCGTATCCGCTCCCGTTCCTTTCTGGTGAGTTCCTCGTCCAGTTCGATCGCCCTGCGGAGCTCCGATTCACTCTTCTCTTTCTGCACTATCGCCGCCAAGGCCGTTTTCAGATCAATCTCGAGACTGACGGCGGGCCTGGAAAGATCCTTGTACTCGTAGTCCCGGAACACGGGAATATCCTTGAAGATTTTTCCTTCCAGGAAGGGGCTGTATGCCTTGTCGAAATCCTCCCTGGCCTTCCCGAGGTTCTCCCAGTGTTTTTTTGCAAGAGGGACCCAGTTCAAGGGAGTATCGCTCAGTTCAGGAGCCACGTCGGGGTGGTGCTCCTTCATTTGAGTCCAGTCCTCAAGAATTTTGGCGATACGCCTGTCCGGTTCCTTTTCCAGGGTGACGTCCTCCCCAAGATACCCTATGGTGCGTCCGATGCTTCCCGAGACGTTCTCCGCGGTAATCCTTATGGACTGCACCTCTTTCAGGCACTTTTGGATCTCTTCACTCGAAAGCCGTCCATTCTTCAGATCCCGTGCAATCGCCTCAAGCCTCGGGCCGTCTTCTTTCAGCCTTTCCATATAGCCGGTGAGTCGGTTCGGCGCTTTTTCGATATCGAATTCCCTCTGAAAAATCTCCCTGTTCACCTGTCTCTGCCATGCCACCACTTCACCCACGGCCTGAAGATCATGGATGAGGAGGATCATGCTGTGGGACCACTCAGAGGCTTTTTTCGCCGCCGACTCGCTCGTCTCTTTTTTCAGGAGGCTGTCGAACTCGAAATGGCCGATTCTGGAAAACACGGAGATGAATCGCTCGTTCAGGTCGTCCCATACCCCTTCCACCTCTGACTTTTCACGCCTGGTGGATTTGAGGAGATTCCCGACACCGTCCATTCCCTGCTTCACGAGAGAGTCATAGTAGTCCATGATGGTCCCGAGGGACCGCTCCTGTTCCTGTGGTAAGGCGGGAAGAACGGCAGCGCAGACCATGACGGACGCGGCTGTCGCAAAAAGAA of the Aminivibrio sp. genome contains:
- a CDS encoding PspA/IM30 family protein; amino-acid sequence: MSIFARVSDIFKANVNEMLDRMEDPEKMVKQMIIEMEEALVKATSGLAKAMANEQSLRKQQGLAMTQSKQWEDKAAMALKAGNADLAKQALSRKMIYDGQAKQYDAMAAQASGTTTQLRGQLDSLKTKLDEARMKQVTLVARAQAAKTQKEFSTVLGTNVGQGAFAKFDKMEKKIEGMEAEAQAFSELSCDAAADDPFRDMEKDIQLEAEMAKLMEKMNAGGGAGA